A region of Micropterus dolomieu isolate WLL.071019.BEF.003 ecotype Adirondacks linkage group LG01, ASM2129224v1, whole genome shotgun sequence DNA encodes the following proteins:
- the LOC123971520 gene encoding zinc finger protein 260-like isoform X2, whose protein sequence is MSKVQTLRAFVQQRLSAAAEEIFELFERTIAEYEEELCGQRKLLDAVFKPEVRLHRADVQLLLVSKEKVPPEQQEWRPSLDQEDPPEPPNTKEEWSPSLDQEDPPEPPHIKEEQEELWTSQEGEQPQGLENADITKFTFTSVPVKSEEDNEEKPQSSQLHQRLTGNMETEADGEDCGGPEPSRNLDPERHLQPDTEDVTSETREPQSGLNPLQNNSGCITDVQLLLASKAAVPPEQQAWSPSLDQEDPPEPPHIKEEQEELWTSQEGEQPQGLENADITKFTFTSVPVKSEEDDEEKPQSSQLHQRLTEQEKTDADGEDCGGPEPSRNSDPDRHLRPDSSDSSEHETDDSFDWEEIRKSQSGSNPLQNNEVPVSDVECNTGKTSRRSSKCSTSFGNKGHLQEHNELETAENPFSCSDCGKRFLWESSLMDHMRLHTERKRFSCSVCKKKFQFKEYLVRHMKIHTEEKPFSCSVCKKTFKYKSTAVDHMRLHTGEKPYSCSVCGRRFAQSSGLSSHLKRHTGKKPFSCSVCQKSFYQKTCFSRHMRNHTGHTQEKPFSCSICKKGFRVRSTLSTHVRYHTGEKRFSCSVCGKTFVQRADLGKHLRVHTGEKPFSCSVCKKSFSQRSSLKTHMRVHTGQKQFRCSFCVKTFTAKESLKQHKCAGESSGRK, encoded by the exons ATGTCCAGCTGCTGTTGGTGAGTAAAGAAAAGGTTCCCCCtgagcagcaggagtggagacccagtctggaccaggaggacccaccagagcccccaAATACTAAAGAGGAGTGGAgtcccagtctggaccaggaggacccaccagagcccccacacattaaagaggaacaggaggagctctggaccagtcaggagggagagcagcctCAAGGGCTGGAGAATGCTGATATCACCAAGTTCACATTCACTTCTGtccctgtgaagagtgaagaagacaatgaagagaaacctcagtcctcacagcttcatcaaagacTCACTGGAAATATGGAAACAGaagctgatggagaggactgtggagggCCAGAACCATCCAGGAACTTGGATCCAGAGAGACATTTACAACCAGATACTGAGGATGTGACATCAGAGACCAGGGAACCTCAGTCAGGTTTAAATCCTTTGCAAAACAACAGTGGATGTATCACTG ATGTCCAGCTGCTGTTGGCAAGTAAAGCAGCAGTTCCTCCTGAGCAGCAGGcgtggagccccagtctggaccaggaggacccaccagagcccccacacattaaagaggaacaggaggaactctggaccagtcaggagggagagcagcctCAAGGGCTGGAGAATGCTGATATCACCAAGTTCACATTCACTTCTGtccctgtgaagagtgaagaagacgatgaagagaaacctcagtcctcacagcttcatcaaagactcactgaacaggagaaaacagatgctgatggagaggactgtggaggaccagaaccatCCAGGAACTCAGATCCAGATAGACATTTACGACCAGATAGTTCAGACTCCTCTGAACATGAGACTGATGATAGTTTTGATTGGGAGGAGATCAGGAAATCTCAATCGGGTTCAAACCCTCTGCAAAACAATGAAGTACCTGTAAGTGATGTGGAATGTAATACTGGAAAAACATCACGCAGATCCTCTAAATGTTCTACAAGCTTTGGCAACAAGGGACATCTGCAGGAACACAATGAACTCGAAACAGCAGAGAATCCATTTAGTTGCTCAGATTGTGGTAAAAGATTCCTCTGGGAGAGCTCCTTAATGGATCATATGAGACTTCATACAGAACGAAAACGTTTCAGCTGCTCagtgtgtaaaaaaaagtttcagtttAAAGAATATCTTGTGAGGCACATGAAAATCCACACAGaggagaaaccatttagttgttcagtttgtaaaaaaacttttaaatataaatctaCAGCTGTGGATCATATGAGACTCCATACAGGAGAGAAACCTTAcagttgttctgtctgtggtagGAGATTCGCACAAAGCTCAGGTTTGAGCTCACATTTAAAACGACATACAGGAAAAAAAcctttcagctgctcagtttgtcaAAAAAGTTTCTATCAAAAAACCTGTTTTTCCCGACACATGAGAAATCACACAGGTCATACACAAGAAAAACCTTTCAGCTGCTCCATTTGTAAAAAAGGTTTCCGTGTAAGAAGCACTTTGTCCACGCACGTGAGAtaccacacaggggagaaacgcttcagttgttctgtctgtggcAAAACATTTGTCCAAAGGGCAGATTTGGGCAAACACTTGAGAGTTCATACAGGAGAAAAAcctttcagctgctcagtttgtaaaaaaagTTTCAGTCAAAGAAGCAgtttgaaaacacacatgagagtccacacGGGGCAGAAACAATTCAGGTGTTCGTTTTgtgttaaaacatttacagcGAAGGAATCTCTGAAACAACACAAGTGTGCTGGTGAgagcagtggaaggaaatga